DNA from Bacteroidota bacterium:
CGGGTGCGCGTCAGACTATCGTTTGATCTGGTTGGCCTGAGACAGCATTTGGTCTGCTGTGGTGACCACTTTGGAATTGACTTCGTAAGCACGCTGTGCCGTGATCAGGTTTACCATTTCCTGCACAACAGCTACGTTTGAGCTTTCAACAAATCCTTGCCGGATGACACCGAGGCCATTTTCGCCGGCTGTGCTGATAATGGGTTCACCGCTGGCGGCTGATTCCATGTAGAGGTTGCCGCCAATGGCTTGCAATCCTGCGGTGTTGTTGAAGCGCGCCAGTTCAATTTGCCCAAGGATTACCGGTTGTGCATCACCTTCGATGTATGCTTCAACCGTACCATCTTGCCCGATGGTAACCCGCGAGGCATCAGGTGGAATAGAAATTTCTGGTTCAAGAGGGAGGCCACCCTGGGTCACGATGGTCCCCTCTGAACTCAGCGTCAACGTACCGTCTCTTGTGAAAGCTACGGTGCCGTCTGGTTTAGCAACCTGCAAAAAGCCTTCGCCATTGATGGCGATGTCGAGCGGATTGCTGGTTTCTGTAAAGCTGCCCTGTAGGAAGTTGCGAACGGTTGCTATGGCCGTTGCACCGTGTCCCATTTGCAGGGTTGCCGGTGCAGCTGCGCCGGAATTCTGTCCTTCACCAGGAGCAGATACGGTTTGGTACAGCAGGTCGTTGAACACGATCGTTGCACGCTTGAAGCCTGTGGTGTTCGCATTTGCAAGGTTGTTTGCAATATTGTCGACGCCTCTCTGCTGGGCCATCATACCCAGTGCGCCGGTTCGAAGTGCTCTTAACATGAGGTTAAATTGGTCTTGAGGTTATAGCATAAGAAGAAGTGCAGTGCAGGAATTGGCGCTAGAACCTTGCGAGTTCACGCGATGCACGTTGCAGGTACATATCAATGGTGCGCATGGCCTTTTGCTGTGATTCAAAAAGCCGCGAGTTTTCAATTAACTCGGTCATGGCAGCCAATGCATTGACGTTGCTCATTTCAACCTGTCCCTGAAGCAGGGAGGGGTCTTCAATGTCAGTCGGGATTTGTCCGTTGGCTACAAAGGAAGCGGTGTCGATACGCTGCAATTGTTCAGGGTTGTCAAACTGTACCACCCGAATGGTACCCATCAGTTGTCCATTGAACAGGAGGTCTCCGTTTTTGCGGATTTCGATGTCTCCTCCTTCAGGAGGGAGGTCGATCTGACCGGAGGCACCTTCGACAACAAGGCCGCCGGCGGTTTGTAGGGCACCGTCTTCGTTCAATAGAAACCGGCCGGCCCGGGTGTACTGTGATTCACCGGTCTCCGGGTTATTCAGTACAAAGAAGCCTTCGCCGTCGATTGCCACGTCGAGCGGATTGCCTGTTGTTTCAAGGCCGCCGGCCCGGTGGTCTGCCCACTGCTGCATCTTGCGCATGCTCACCGGAGCGCCTT
Protein-coding regions in this window:
- a CDS encoding flagellar hook-basal body protein, whose translation is MLLRLENSYNSMAANMRHIERIANNLANANTVGYRQDRIFTEVLNEEIDAEGAPVSMRKMQQWADHRAGGLETTGNPLDVAIDGEGFFVLNNPETGESQYTRAGRFLLNEDGALQTAGGLVVEGASGQIDLPPEGGDIEIRKNGDLLFNGQLMGTIRVVQFDNPEQLQRIDTASFVANGQIPTDIEDPSLLQGQVEMSNVNALAAMTELIENSRLFESQQKAMRTIDMYLQRASRELARF
- the flgG gene encoding flagellar basal-body rod protein FlgG gives rise to the protein MLRALRTGALGMMAQQRGVDNIANNLANANTTGFKRATIVFNDLLYQTVSAPGEGQNSGAAAPATLQMGHGATAIATVRNFLQGSFTETSNPLDIAINGEGFLQVAKPDGTVAFTRDGTLTLSSEGTIVTQGGLPLEPEISIPPDASRVTIGQDGTVEAYIEGDAQPVILGQIELARFNNTAGLQAIGGNLYMESAASGEPIISTAGENGLGVIRQGFVESSNVAVVQEMVNLITAQRAYEVNSKVVTTADQMLSQANQIKR